In Solanum pennellii chromosome 7, SPENNV200, the following are encoded in one genomic region:
- the LOC107024342 gene encoding uncharacterized protein LOC107024342 isoform X1 yields the protein MFSSLNTVEMPMVPRFIQTQNRLKDLLLIFSTLVIFYLIFLLHHIHTPKTSFNPNPNFSKTLSISTNLSISHLFFSIAASSSSFSNRLSYINLWYKPNSTNAVVFLDDPISISTLSVSSPPILVSSDTSKFPYSFPAGRRSAIRIARIVKDTFDLVKNVNLNDTRWFVFGDDDTVFFTDNLVRVLSKYDCEKWYYVGYNSESFEQNEKYSFDMAFGGGGFALSAPLAKVLARVLDSCLIRYPHLYGSDSRIFSCVAELGVHLTHEPGFHQVDVRGNLFGILAAHPLSPLLSLHHLDVVEPLFPGMTRIQAVDHLFQAVHADPARILEQTVCYDKSNLLTVSVAWGYAVQVFEGNQLLPDLLSLQRTFTPWKRGKNVSASYMLNTRVNPSDPCKKPDVFFLKKVLSSIDGIWTEYTRHSVGNCVRRNPTKKLVNIRVFSQKLDFDVEQLKAPRRPCCDISAPINETMIVGIRQCGHDELISMQT from the exons ATGTTTAGTTCTTTGAACACAGTAGAAATGCCTATGGTTCCAAGATTCATTCAAACACAAAATCGTCTCAAAGATCTTCTCTTAATCTTCTCCACACTTGTTATCTTCTACCTCATCTTCCTTCTTCATCACATCCATACCCCCAAAACTTCCTTCAATCCAAATCCCAATTTCTCCAAAACCCTTTCAATTTCCACTAATCTATCAATCTCACACCTCTTCTTCTCAATTGCcgcttcttcttcctctttctcTAACCGTCTCTCTTACATTAACCTCTGGTACAAACCCAATTCCACAAATGCTGTCGTTTTCCTTGACGACCCGATTTCCATTTCTACCCTCTCTGTTTCATCTCCCCCAATTCTTGTTTCATCGGATACTTCTAAGTTTCCTTATTCATTCCCGGCGGGTCGTCGTTCGGCGATTCGGATTGCTCGTATTGTTAAAGATACTTTTGATTTGGTTAAAAATGTGAACTTGAATGATACCCGTTGGTTTGTTTTTGGGGATGATGATACTGTTTTCTTTACGGATAATTTGGTTAGAGTTTTGTCGAAATATGATTGTGAGAAGTGGTATTATGTTGGGTATAATTCGGAGAGTTTTGAGCAAAATGAGAAGTATTCATTTGATATGGCATTTGGAGGGGGTGGGTTTGCACTTAGTGCTCCATTGGCTAAGGTTTTAGCTAGGGTTTTGGATTCTTGTTTGATTAGGTACCCTCATTTGTATGGAAGTGATTCCAGGATTTTTTCTTGTGTAGCTGAGCTCGGAGTACATTTAACTCATGAACCTGGATTCCACCAG GTTGATGTCCGAGGAAATCTGTTTGGTATCCTTGCTGCACATCCATTATCACCTTTGTTATCACTTCATCACTTGGACGTCGTGGAGCCACTTTTTCCTGGCATGACTAGGATTCAAGCAGTGGACCATCTCTTCCAAGCTGTCCATGCTGATCCAGCTAGGATTTTGGAACAAACTGTGTGCTATGACAAGTCCAATTTACTGACCGTTTCAGTTGCATGGGGTTATGCCGTTCAGGTGTTTGAAGGGAATCAACTTCTTCCAGATCTTCTCTCGCTGCAGCGAACATTTACACCATGGAAAAGGGGTAAAAATGTTTCCGCAAGCTATATGCTCAACACTAGAGTCAATCCTAGTGATCCATGCAAAAAACCTGATGTGTTCTTCTTGAAAAAGGTGCTTTCTAGTATAGATGGCATATGGACTGAGTATACAAGACACAGTGTTGGGAATTGTGTTAGAAGAAATCCTACAAAAAAGTTGGTAAATATAAGGGTCTTCTCGCAGAAGTTAGACTTCGATGTTGAACAG TTGAAGGCACCTCGCCGACCATGCTGTGACATTTCAGCACCTATCAATGAGACGATGATAGTTGGTATTAGACAATGTGGGCATGATGAGTTGATCTCAATGCAGACTTAA
- the LOC107024342 gene encoding uncharacterized protein LOC107024342 isoform X2: MFSSLNTVEMPMVPRFIQTQNRLKDLLLIFSTLVIFYLIFLLHHIHTPKTSFNPNPNFSKTLSISTNLSISHLFFSIAASSSSFSNRLSYINLWYKPNSTNAVVFLDDPISISTLSVSSPPILVSSDTSKFPYSFPAGRRSAIRIARIVKDTFDLVKNVNLNDTRWFVFGDDDTVFFTDNLVRVLSKYDCEKWYYVGYNSESFEQNEKYSFDMAFGGGGFALSAPLAKVLARVLDSCLIRYPHLYGSDSRIFSCVAELGVHLTHEPGFHQVFEGNQLLPDLLSLQRTFTPWKRGKNVSASYMLNTRVNPSDPCKKPDVFFLKKVLSSIDGIWTEYTRHSVGNCVRRNPTKKLVNIRVFSQKLDFDVEQLKAPRRPCCDISAPINETMIVGIRQCGHDELISMQT; the protein is encoded by the exons ATGTTTAGTTCTTTGAACACAGTAGAAATGCCTATGGTTCCAAGATTCATTCAAACACAAAATCGTCTCAAAGATCTTCTCTTAATCTTCTCCACACTTGTTATCTTCTACCTCATCTTCCTTCTTCATCACATCCATACCCCCAAAACTTCCTTCAATCCAAATCCCAATTTCTCCAAAACCCTTTCAATTTCCACTAATCTATCAATCTCACACCTCTTCTTCTCAATTGCcgcttcttcttcctctttctcTAACCGTCTCTCTTACATTAACCTCTGGTACAAACCCAATTCCACAAATGCTGTCGTTTTCCTTGACGACCCGATTTCCATTTCTACCCTCTCTGTTTCATCTCCCCCAATTCTTGTTTCATCGGATACTTCTAAGTTTCCTTATTCATTCCCGGCGGGTCGTCGTTCGGCGATTCGGATTGCTCGTATTGTTAAAGATACTTTTGATTTGGTTAAAAATGTGAACTTGAATGATACCCGTTGGTTTGTTTTTGGGGATGATGATACTGTTTTCTTTACGGATAATTTGGTTAGAGTTTTGTCGAAATATGATTGTGAGAAGTGGTATTATGTTGGGTATAATTCGGAGAGTTTTGAGCAAAATGAGAAGTATTCATTTGATATGGCATTTGGAGGGGGTGGGTTTGCACTTAGTGCTCCATTGGCTAAGGTTTTAGCTAGGGTTTTGGATTCTTGTTTGATTAGGTACCCTCATTTGTATGGAAGTGATTCCAGGATTTTTTCTTGTGTAGCTGAGCTCGGAGTACATTTAACTCATGAACCTGGATTCCACCAG GTGTTTGAAGGGAATCAACTTCTTCCAGATCTTCTCTCGCTGCAGCGAACATTTACACCATGGAAAAGGGGTAAAAATGTTTCCGCAAGCTATATGCTCAACACTAGAGTCAATCCTAGTGATCCATGCAAAAAACCTGATGTGTTCTTCTTGAAAAAGGTGCTTTCTAGTATAGATGGCATATGGACTGAGTATACAAGACACAGTGTTGGGAATTGTGTTAGAAGAAATCCTACAAAAAAGTTGGTAAATATAAGGGTCTTCTCGCAGAAGTTAGACTTCGATGTTGAACAG TTGAAGGCACCTCGCCGACCATGCTGTGACATTTCAGCACCTATCAATGAGACGATGATAGTTGGTATTAGACAATGTGGGCATGATGAGTTGATCTCAATGCAGACTTAA
- the LOC107025593 gene encoding B-box domain protein 30, with amino-acid sequence MCSGRREGEEETSSTSYCKGPSKEGESIISSAITCALCSSEASVYCEADNAFLCRKCDRSVHGANFLAQRHIRCLLCSVCRKTTRRFLIGTSSELILPTIARLEQRNRSRSAESETTDYRTTPQELFLFI; translated from the coding sequence ATGTGTAGTGGAAgaagagagggtgaagaagaaACTTCATCAACTTCATACTGCAAAGGGCCTTCGAAAGAGGGAGAATCGATAATTAGCTCTGCAATTACTTGTGCTCTCTGTAGTTCAGAGGCCTCTGTTTATTGTGAAGCTGATAATGCTTTTCTTTGCCGGAAATGTGATAGATCGGTTCACGGAGCTAATTTTTTGGCTCAGAGACATATAAGGTGCCTTCTTTGCAGCGTTTGCCGGAAAACAACGCGGCGGTTTCTGATCGGAACTTCGTCGGAGCTGATTTTGCCGACGATTGCCCGTTTGGAACAGAGAAACAGAAGCAGAAGTGCAGAGTCTGAGACGACGGACTACAGAACGACGCCGCAAGAGCTTTTTCtgtttatttga
- the LOC107025245 gene encoding uncharacterized protein LOC107025245 → MSAFKNTFCFKDISLILIFISIFFITLNYHSSILHQLTSFSSAFATVTTTTKISPTTTTTTTVNHLVFSIASSSKTFSKRKEFIRLWHKPNFTKTYVFLDHPLSENYKSPKNTDLPSILIYENMSRFPYTHRAGARYALGLTYMIKQVIARNDSNVRWYIFGDDDTIFFVDNLVKMLGKYDHNEWYYIGSNSESYVQNNYFSFDMAFGGGGYAISQPLAMVLARVLDSCLMRYPSLYGSDARIFSCLAELGVSLTHEPGFHQDDLWGNLFGLLSSHPLSPLLSLHHIEDVQSIFPNMTKIQALQHFFKAANVDPARISQQTICYDRENSLSIAVAWGYAIQVYEGNIKVPELITVLRSFDSWDKDKRRPYFMFKTKVESRGPCKKMVAFLDSVDSNGDKVWTNYTRHRVVGKTCTKDGNKVIKNLEEIRVHSSKLDTNTRQVRAPRRQCCDISLSSQNSMDIHIRPCGVDELITMSP, encoded by the exons ATGTCAGCTTTCAAAAACACATTTTGCTTCAAAGACATTTCATTGATACttatttttatctcaatttttttcattactcTCAATTATCATTCATCCATCCTCCACCAATTAACCTCTTTCTCCTCCGCCTTCGCCACCGTCACCACCACCACAAAAATATCTCcgaccaccaccaccaccaccaccgtCAACCACCTTGTGTTCTCAATTGCATCTTCCTCTAAAACCTTTTCGAAACGAAAAGAATTCATCCGTTTATGGCACAAACCTAATTTTACAAAAACTTACGTTTTTCTAGACCACCCTTTGTCAGAAAATTATAAATCTCCGAAAAATACCGATCTACCATCGATTCTTATTTATGAAAACATGTCTCGTTTCCCATATACACATCGTGCGGGTGCACGTTACGCCCTTGGCCTAACGTACATGATTAAACAAGTCATCGCGCGTAACGATTCTAACGTGCGATGGTACATTTTTGGGGATGATGATACGATATTTTTTGTGGATAATTTGGTGAAAATGTTGGGAAAATATGATCATAATGAATGGTATTATATAGGGTCTAATTCAGAGAGTtatgttcaaaataattatttttcttttgatatggcatttggtggtggtggatATGCAATAAGTCAACCTTTAGCTATGGTTTTAGCTAGGGTTTTGGATTCTTGTTTGATGAGATATCCAAGTCTCTATGGAAGTGATGCTAGGATTTTCTCTTGTTTGGCTGAGCTTGGAGTAAGTTTAACACATGAACCTGGTTTTCATCAA GATGATTTATGGGGAAATTTATTTGGATTGCTTTCATCACATCCATTATCACCATTACTTTCCCTTCATCATATAGAAGATGTACAATCAATTTTCCCTAACATGACCAAAATTCAAGCTCTACAACATTTCTTCAAAGCTGCTAATGTTGATCCTGCAAGAATATCACAACAAACTATTTGTTACGATCGGGAAAACTCATTATCTATCGCGGTGGCATGGGGTTACGCGATACAAGTATATGAGGGCAATATTAAAGTCCCTGAGCTTATAACAGTTTTAAGATCGTTTGATTCATGGGATAAAGACAAGAGAAGACcatattttatgtttaagaCAAAGGTGGAATCTAGGGGACCTTGCAAGAAAATGGTTGCATTTTTGGATAGTGTTGATTCAAATGGAGATAAAGTTTGGACTAATTATACAAGACATAGAGTTGTGGGAAAAACTTGCACAAAAGATGGCAATAAAGTAATCAAGAATTTGGAAGAGATTAGAGTCCACTCTAGCAAGTTGGATACAAATACTAGACAG GTCAGGGCACCACGTCGTCAATGTTGTGACATATCATTATCGTCCCAGAATTCCATGGATATTCATATCAGACCATGTGGGGTTGATGAGTTAATTACAATGTCTccctaa